CATGTTTTTTGTCCGTCTcagttgatttattttcatcaattgcGGCATTCGCCGGAGTTATTAATTTAAGAGAGGGTCTTTTACGGCTTGGAGTTTCATCTCTTTTCTCATTGACAGCGACAACGCGATTGCTCTCAATCTGTTTGGCGAGTTCCACCTTGAAACTATTAGGCTTAGGCTTCATCAGCTGAATGTATTTTTCCTTGAATTTGTCTAAACTGTTGTCGCCTTTGTCCTCCTTGACTTTGAACCTGCCAAATGTGTCTAGGTTTCCTGAGTCCAACTTATCGTCTGTGCGCAGAATCAGGAACGAGAGACCGAAGAGAACTCTGGGGTTTGCTGGCTGCGAGCAAGTCACCTTCACCCTATTGAAAACCCTATTGAGAACCTCCGCACTGATTTCCTTTTTTGTAAACAGCTGTACCTGGTCCTTGAACAGACCGTGGTCTGCATCGTTGAAAGACATAAAGGTATGGCTCACAATTATCACCCACTCCTCTGGAGCATTGCTACTTGCCCCGGCGATCTTCACCGAGCAGCACCGTGAGTTTCCTATGTCGACTCCTGTTATCTGCGACGGCTCTGCCAGCTCAAATATTGCTTCTGACTCCTTGATTCCTGGCTCCTCGCAGAGCCAGGTCAGAGACCCGATGCTGCCCGAGCGATGTTCGCACAAATTCCTTGCCGGGAATGACGGGTGTTCTGAACTGCAGCTTACCAGCTTGCCCAgtttcacaatcattttttggtttttcttaaGTACCCAAATATTcgattaataaaatttgtcaaatattGTCAGTCAGTCTGGTTTAACTCACTGACtgctaatttttaattcatcccGTTGAAACCAGCAAAATTCAAACTGCTTCATCACACCGAACAAATTGTTTTCTATACTTGTACTTTActgttttcaaactttatctGCTTTTCATCATACTTTCTGTCAGTTGTGTTCCTAacctcgaaatattttcgtttcctgCTAATAAGTTTTTCGGCGGTCTGGAGTGGATTATCAAACGCACCTTATGTTACTTACAGTGGGTAAGGCAGCATGGTAAGGAATTGCTCCTAATCTGATTGATCATTCCATTTTTATGCTGTGAGTAATTTTGCTTGCCGCCTATTTAACTTGCTTTTTCTAGCGCGAATTATGCATAATAGTAGAGTTGTAATATACACTATTTTGTTTCATATTATTTCTGAAATACTGAATACTATTAAATCAGCACGATACACTTTTACAATTAGAGGTTGAGTAGTATATGTTTTCTGTAgtaaaattggtgaaaaaacaTTTGCCACTATTATTGAACACCTATATGTGAAAATTTCCAAGTAATTTACGAGACGaatgattcaaattttgttttcagcaCTTTTAAATGATTCGAACACTTTTCAGATGTTTTAGAGCTCCGATCAAGATATTGAAGTTAAAAGTGAATGTCGATACAAAATTCCTAGAGAATCAATTGACAATTACACCAACAGATGCTGAgaacatttcaaaagttttattgcaaaaattcaagaaagtTAGAAAAAGTTAGAAAAAGTTAGAAAAGGTACTGCACTCCTGAGAAGTTACCTATTGTCCCGAAATCTTCGTGAAACTCCGTATGCCATTATCTGGAGCCTTTTCACAAAATGTTTATCAAAACTCTGTTGATGTTCGAATCGCGTAAAAGTCATCAAAGTATAATGAGAAATAGTCAGAATTTATGGAACTTGTTTAGCGCTTTTGAAATCTGCGAGAACTTCATCGGAAAACTCGAAAATAtcagttgaaaataattccacGACGCATTACAATCTTCGATAAGAATCCCGGAAAGTTCCTTAATTAAAAAGTAAACCAAAGGGGATGAGGGAGTGAACTgctattcaattttacacgtCCAGAGTTCACTTCTCCTAGTGTaaatattacgaaaaaatagAAGTCTGACTGTTTTACGGCAAGATGCCTGTAGAATAGCCAAAATAATTGTTAGCTACCGCTGGCTACGGATTTAATCTTAAAATATTTAGATATACCCATCATAGTGCAAGAAAAAGACTCAGTCGGTAAAGGAAGCATTTTTATATACCCTCGGAGCATGAATGATCCATTCTGATCTACAATCCCACAGAACCTGTAACAGAACCGACAGAACGTTTATTTCGTATTGCTCGACGTATATTGGTCACCAGCCTCGCGGGAGGGGGGTCGAACAGGCAGAGCCGCGGCCGACGAAAACCGAAACTCCGGGGGTGGCAAGCGAAGCAATATGGCGAGATGTGTCGTCGACGTAGGGACGGTGAGGTGTCTAAGTGAAAGAATGGTAAAGATGCAGAGAGAGTCGCGAAATGGGTTGATAATGATGTAGTGGATCGTCGAGAGTGCGGTGAACATTTAACAAGTGTAAATAGAATCAAATCCGTTCGTCCCGGTGTTCCGTGccctattaaaaaaaaaaaaaaagaaaaacggtgCTGCTGAAACATGTCTTCTACGGATAAAATAAAGGTCGCCGTTCGGGTTCGCCCGTTCAATCGCCGAGGTTGGTAAAAAGATACAACAGAATTTGCAGCGACGTTCGTCCACAGATTTTGCAATTGCAGCGTCGGTTAATCCGCGACTCATCGTCGTTAAAGATCCATTAAAATCCACGTTAACCTGCTGAATCAAATACTGGTTCGCTGTACAATCGGGCAGCgcgcggcggcggcggcggcgacgGTTCTCCGCCAGCGCCGTAGATACTTTCCGAGAAGTATATCATTGATTTCGCATCCTAAACCGACGAAACTGGCATCGCCAGGAGATTGACAATTATTGTTTTCCAC
This is a stretch of genomic DNA from Neodiprion fabricii isolate iyNeoFabr1 chromosome 2, iyNeoFabr1.1, whole genome shotgun sequence. It encodes these proteins:
- the LOC124175808 gene encoding DNA repair protein XRCC1; its protein translation is MIVKLGKLVSCSSEHPSFPARNLCEHRSGSIGSLTWLCEEPGIKESEAIFELAEPSQITGVDIGNSRCCSVKIAGASSNAPEEWVIIVSHTFMSFNDADHGLFKDQVQLFTKKEISAEVLNRVFNRVKVTCSQPANPRVLFGLSFLILRTDDKLDSGNLDTFGRFKVKEDKGDNSLDKFKEKYIQLMKPKPNSFKVELAKQIESNRVVAVNEKRDETPSRKRPSLKLITPANAAIDENKSTETDKKHEIKKRRLSDKDEKPMESSSKQHSIGILQETRTTMSESINRGRLRCSLCLGNEENVLCKTCNLLVPDKDQANGASRQKPAKPKKPVKNFSALFENVTFSLSGYQNPKRDEIRRKALAMGAKYLVNPNGRNHNCTHLVCAFKNTPKYNQLKGSVKIIDQQWVEDCYDKKTRFPWRRYALDKEEKDLPESEEEVDADKGSTDPLSIYDQDTDSDY